The Anopheles moucheti chromosome 3, idAnoMoucSN_F20_07, whole genome shotgun sequence genome contains the following window.
GGCGAGTGTAGGGGTGAACTAACGTGTCCGCTTCCTTTCTCACTTCCAGATGCGACTCGATCACGTGGAACCCTCACAAGCTGATGGGTGCACTGCTGCAGTGTTCGACGATTCACTTCAAGGAGGACGTAAGTAGCGTTGTAGGGATGGGACCTTTTACATGTACAGTGATTGAAATAGTTGTACGACTACCGCACAGGGGAGGGGCCGATGGGACGCGTTGTGCGGAAAATGATGTGCTCGTAAATCAGGCGGCATTTAATTTGCGCAATACGTTACCGTTCGTTATGACGGCGAAAGCGCAATGTGGGAAAAATGGGCTTCCCGAATCAGTGGCGGATGCgtaaaagtggaaaaaaaaaaccaacatcgaTTGGTTTACTTTTTAGTCTCGTTCGTTCgcgtttttgctttgttttgtacaaAGTTTTACACCAATCAGCACCAACTGGGCGATAAAAGTTTAGTCGCGTAATCCCTAAATCCCTGCCCTGTCCCAGAGGGGGTGTATGGCCAATGATGAACACAACCGTCGGAGAGTATTCGTAAATTGATGAACCATGTTCTGGGCGAGTTTGAAGTTATTCGCTGTCGGGATTGATTGCCGTCGAGCGGAACGGCGTGCTAGTTAGATGCCCGTATTTACCATTCCGTACCACCAGATGTGGCGGTTTCCATGCTTGAAGGATGGAAGTTGGAAAACATCTTCTGAGGAGAGTTCTTATTGCTACTTACCTCTCACATCCAGGGTCTTCTGATTAGCTGCAACCAGATGTCGGCCGAGTACCTGTTCATGACGGACAAGCTGTACGACATCAGCTACGACACCGGCGATAAGGTGATCCAGTGCGGACGGCACAACGACATCTTCAAGCTGTGGCTCCAGTGGCGCTCCAAGGGTACGGAAGGGTTCGGCAAGCACATGGACCACCTGATGGAGCTGGCCGAGTACGAGGTGAAGCGCATCAAGCAGCAGTCGGACAAGTTCCATCTGATCATGGAACCGGAGTGCGTGAACGTGTCGTTCTGGTACATCCCGAAGCGTTTGCGCGGCGTACCGCACGATGCGAAGAAGGAGCAGGAGCTCGGCAAGATCTGTCCCATCATCAAGTCGCGCATGATGCAGTCCGGTACGCTGATGGTCGGCTACCAACCGGACGATCGTCGTCCGAACTTCTTCCGCTCGATCATCTCCTCGGTGGCCGTGGCGGAGGCGGACGTTGACTTTATGCTGAACGAGATCGATCGTCTCGGCCAGGATCTGTAAGCGGGAGGGCGTTGTTGGTAATGTTAACGCGCCGTTATAATTGTAGCAACACACCGAACTACACGGCACATCAACACGGGCATCCGTTGTCATACCCCGTAGCCGAATATCCATCAACTCCATCGCGTAGTGCGCTCCAAACGGGTATAACAGCGTACCGTTtttaaaaatcgaatcaaCCAATGAGTATCAGTTGTGAAGACATATCAATATCTTCAACAAAGTTGTTgtgtttggacgaacggacaaacaaaacccaatcTGCTTTAATTTATCTAACCAAGATATCTGTGAGGTTTATGTTTATGAGGCGTTGCTTCAAGGAGCGTTTTAATCCAGTTGTTTAGTGAAGCTAGTTTAGGGAAGTTAGTTTAGTTTTAgacgacgaaaaaaaacccaaacgtTATTTATTTCTAGCAGTATATTGTGTCAAAGACATATCACTTTGTTTAGCACTCCCTTTCCCGAACTCCGAACAAACGGATGCATTTAAATCTTACCGGTGGTGGTTTACACCTAGTTGAAAGCGGTTTTAGTTAGACTTACGGCCGTTGAGTATCCTGCCCTCGTTGCGGACCTGTAGGACTTGATTAAAAGAAACCAGACATTCATTGAAAATCAACTATTTACCCGCAAAACTTTTGACTGTTTGGAAATCCCTTGTCTGTCCACCGGACCGGAACATGAAAGGGGaatgaaatatatatatatatacaaattAAAGTGAAtctgaaaaaaaggaaacgatacAAACGCTAGAGagaaatatatatacatatgtACACAAAATCCCACTATATACACGGAATACTACTGTGGCCGCTCCACTCCTCCCCCTGCCCCGCACTATCCCCATTTTTGGCCTTTTTGGTGGGAGTGTGACTGTGCATGTGACGAGTGACATGCATCGATGTTCCACACATTTGCCATGGATGTTTCCTTATTTCACCTGTTCACCATCTCGATGTACCTAGACCCAAGTTCCGATCGGTTCCAACCGTGCTCTCATATCAATACGCATTGCATTTGAACAGCATTTAACAAGCACAGTTTTAAGTCCATAAGTGTAGTGTTGCAATAAACTAACCGGGATGCATTTAGTAGACAGCGGCAGTTCCAATTCCCGATGAGTTACTGAGCAAtgagttttgttatttgttatttttatttgttcgcaTTTTTATACCCAACACTATTCCACAAAGAACCACACGCAAGGACGCTCGGTTGTAGATTGTAACGATATGTGTACATATTAGGCTTTTAGGTCTGTTAATGCTTCATGTCTCCTACCGTGGGCGAGAGAGCGACAAAAAGGCAGATAAAACGATGCGAATCATGCGCAAGTCCAAGACAATGCCAGGTGGCAGGTGGGCAAGTGGCCaagctaaaacaaaacagaaaccccccaaaaaccccaaaaagctAAACCCCCTCCCCCATGACTGAGAATGTTATCGCCACGCGATTGTTGTTGAAGAGTGTGCAAAACTGTATGTAGAGTATTCCGCGGGGTTTGGTGACTGTGGTGGGCCCCCCGATAAGATAGGCTGTTCTGTTTGGGCGGATTGATGATGAGATGAATCCCGCCGGTGTAATCTCGAGATGGTTTAGAACGGTTATTAATGTGTACCAGAGTCTAGTCGCGGTAAGGGACAACAAGCATCGATTATGTTGCTGCGTTCCGTATCTCTGTTGCATCTGTGTATTATCTGTGTACGCATAGTTTTTAAGGCTAGTATCTGTTTTTATTACGTTACCGATTGTTagctgattttattttatctacCGGCTACACGAGTCCCAACCAACTATTAACACACTGTGTGctcagtagaaaaaaaaaggaaagctcaGCAAATCAGCAGCAAAAGCTTTGAAAACATTCGGTATGATTTGAGTAGAATTTCTAATTTTAAGTGCTTCCGCTCTTAGATGTACCGGagaaaaactaaagaaaagaaaaggtgGTAACAGTGTGGGGCGGAATGCGTAAAATCGCCACAACAAAACGACAAAATCACAAAGTCTTCCTTCAAATGAAATGTTAATTAATCGACGATTCGCGCTCACTCTCAGATACGCTCGTTTGCTGTGACGGTGGGATGCCGGCGGTTGGTCCGGCAACAGTGGCAAAACAATTGGACAATACACCATGCCAGGTTGCAGGCTGGCATCTGCCAGCACCAATGGACACCGCCCCATCTCCCCCATCGTCCTGTCTGTATATTTCATCTCGAAAGTGATGTGAATCGtttatgtaatgtaatgtgtGACAGTGACAATTAAcaaaaagcaagcaaacaaaaagctgCATACgcaaaattagaaaaaaaaaatcaataaagtgTATAACTTGTAACCGAGAACGGCAGCGTACGCTAGGGACAAGGATTCGGTGACGATGATAAAgacgcaaaaacacacaaacacgcataaTTAGTTCGCTTCCGTTGCTCGAAACGTATCTCGCAAGTGTATTACGTATCGCACCTAGTGCAACATAGTGCTGCATCTATTATTCAGCCACATTCAATTGCGTTCAGTGGGATGAATtagtacgcacacacacagctgcTTATAAAAGCACAGTatgcagacaaaaaaaaacacaaaaccagcTGCATTAGCCAACGAAACAAGCTATGCAACGCAATCGTAACGTTTAAGTAAAACCAGATAGTCAACATAGAACAAACAGCGAACAATGATCCAATACACCTGCATGGTATATggccaacaataaaaaagaaacacacccACAATATAGAGGACacacgaaaaagaaacatgcaaacaaaacattaaacgaaTCCCCTTTACCTAGATGTTATGTGTTGTTGAAAAGAAAGCTACAttaaacgaaaaacgaaaccgCAAAAGGAGAATTATTGGCCAAAGGCAAAGGCACAAGAACACAGCAGGCGTCGTAACTGATCGTACGGATTATGCATTAATAAAGGCGTATCTTATCTATTGGAAAAAACCGTAGCTGGAAAACTGATGGGCGCGCTGATGAGTTTCGATCTGTTTTCCCAATATTAGTTCTCATCCGAAAGCAACCGAAATGATCGACTGAAATAGGAATGTATTCATAACACCTTGCTAAAACATTCCAGCATCCGCACACGATCACACAAGGTCATTACTCGAACGGTGTTGCCGGAAGTACGACACCTTCGCAGGACCCGAATCCAATCCTCAACCCGTCTGCGCTGCAGTAACCGCGAATGACGACCGCGTCGTTGTCCTGTAGAAACTTGCGCGATTCACCACCACTCAGCGGAACCGATTTCGTGCCCTTCCAGCTTAGCTCCAGCATCGAGCCGAACGAATCGGACGCATCGCCACTGATCGTACCGGATGCCATCAGGTCACCGGGCTTCAGATTACACCCGGTGACGGTGTGATGCGCGATCTGCTGCAGTGCCGTCCAGTACAGGTTTCGGTAGTTCGAACGGCACACCGTCGTTGCTACGCCGGTTGCTTTCGCTGCGCGTACATCGCAGCGTAATGCAAACGCaaaagaatggaagaaaacgGAATGTTAGATATGTATTCAAATGTACGATCGAGCATGGTGACGACGTTAGATCGAAAAACAGGTTTCACTTTCGATCGCACCAGAACCGGATCGGGGGCGAGAACCACTTACGCTTAATGTCGACTTCCAGCTTGATATCGAAGTTGAAGTTCTGCTCGTGCTGTAGATAAGGGAAGGGTTTGGGGTCTTGCGGGAAATTGTCCACCAGAAACGGTTCCAGGGCAGCCACCGGGACGATCCACGGCGAGATGCTGGTGCCAAGGTTTTTGGCCGTAAAAGGTCCCAACGGTACGTACTCCCATTTCTGAATATCCCGTGCGCTCCAATCGTTCATCAGCACGAATCCAAACACCCGCTTCGATGCGTCACGGACCGAAACCCGTTCACCCAGTTCGGTTGGTGGTCCTCCGACGAAGAACGCCATTTCCAGctcgaaatcaaacaaacggcACGGTCCGAACGCCGGATCGGCACCATCCACCGGAAGAGTTTGACCGTAAGGGCGTCGAATCGGTGTACCGGAGACGACCACCGAGCTGGCCCGCCCATGATAACCCACCGGCAGATGCTTCCAGTTGGGCATGAGAGCGTTCTCCTTGCCGCGGAACATGACGCCAACGTTGGTGGCATGATGGATCGATGAGTAAAAGTCGGTATAGTCACCGATGTTTGCCGGCAGGTGCATTTTCGCTTCAGACTGTGCCACAAGCGCACGTGCCTGGAGAGCCGCATCTTTGTGCAGCGCGGAACCGTCGAGCAGGAGCTCCTTAGTGATGCGTCTCACTTCTGCCCACGCATCACAACCCAAAGACATCAAATCATTCAGTACGGTCGCTTGCAGTGCATTCTGGAACACGGGGACAGGATGGAAATAGGATGAGTTTGTTATTTTGtacttatttttgtttatgaaaaCGTTTCACTTACTCGCACATTCTCCGGATAAAAGCTCACAACCGCCGATAGATCGAGAATCTTCTCACCGATCGCCACACCAACACGAGCAGTAGGCTGTGGAACCAGTTTCCTTTGATGTTAAAATTATTCGTCTTGAATGGTTTGAATATGGGTTAACTTACGTTAGCAGCGGTGCTAAACACACCGTACGGAAGATTTTCGATCGGGAAATCGCTTCCCTGTGGCACAGCAACAAACGACATGGTGGTTCCGAGCTGGTATGAAGAGCGCTCTGGTGCGGAGAAGTACGGAATGAAGACACAAACCACAGTGACTAGCGTCGGTAACCACGAGCGGGCAGCTATATTTCGTGCTTCCTCACGATAGCGGTCACGGCAGATAACTAACCATCCAAATCCACTGGATACGATTGTAGACCTAACGCGCAATGATGACGACTTAGAACGAGCGCATAACTTGTTTACGCGTCCGGCGCGACCACcggttgatgtttttgtcgGAACGCTAAGCGTGGGACCGGTTATTGTGGTGTTTGTGAGATCTCGAGAGCTTCGCTATCGGatggaatgtgtttttcaAACGACTGTATGTTGCATGGGAACAGAGCATGGGGCGCAACCAACCGGAGATAAGCTCATTTGCATTCTCGCTTTCGGAGGCTTGGCTGTATATCGGTTCGAAAGATGACGAAGTTACATTGTATATAGAAAATCGTACCTTGTACATTTTATTACAACCTAcctttttttaacaacaaaatcTTCCAGTTGagatttttaaacaaacaaaaaccactaGTAACCAACAGAATGGCCTGTGAGTCTACAGTTCCGAAACAACGTGATGCTGTTTAGCGTATTCCCACATGAAGATGGCCCCGGTAACATGCACGTTCAGTGAACGAACGACACCGAACTGAGGTATTTCTCCAATTAAATCCAAATGCCTGATAATGTCTGCCGGTAGTCCGTTCTTTTCGTGTctgaaaatagccaacaaaaCGCAAACCCGTTTTAATTATCAATCCACTCATCCTTTCGCTTCACGCGCGCCTACGTACCCTAACAcgaggatgcattttttggGAAATTGTAACTGTTGAATCGGTTTGCTTCCGGTAGTTTGTTCCGCACCGACTATCGCATACCCTTTGGCCTTCATTTCCTCCAAATAGTCGACTATCTTGTGCGCCTTTAGCTCACCCACATTTAACCACTTCTCGGCAGTCATGCTAGCGAAACCGAAGGAAGATTGTTGTGACAGCGTAACGGTATTGGCGGTTTGTGGCGCTTACCTGAGTGCTTTAAATTCTTTATTATCGATGTCTTGTAGCGAATTTATCACGAGCTGTTTGACGGCAAATATTTCACACGTTCGCGCTAATCCACCAAGGTTTGGAGCACGGTTAACCAAGCTGGCGACCACTATCATTCCTTCGGTGCAGTCCTGCGAAAAAGGCGGAAAATTGCGATAAAAACGATCTTGCAAGTTGCGTGTGCTACGATTCCAATTTACCATCTTTTTGGCGCATAAATGTTGCGGCAACCCCAGCAGCAAATCTTGATTCGGTTCTAAACTTTTCAGTGGAATTATCTTCCGCTGTACAAATTCCGCACCACCCACGGATTGGGCGAGGAAAAGAGTTTCGTGCTTTTCGGTCTGCAGTTCGTCAAACTCGAGCGCATGGCCAATATTGTTAGGAACCAGTAAAAGCTTTACGAAGCATACCTGCAGAACGAGCGTTCCGACAACGTCTTCCGCTGGCGCACCCGAAACTTTCGGTATGTTGTGGAATATGTTTTCCATCGTAAGCAGATTGTTGTAGTCGAACACGCTGTTGAAGCGAAAGTCTTTCATACACTTTTCGATGTTACGCTCCACATTGCCCTGCCGCAGGTAGCTGTTGACCGCGGCGTAAATCTCCTTGAAGGGTCCGTGATCGATCGGTGCGGGCGAAAACTTCTCGATCAGTTTCTTGATCGTTATTTGTGCGTAAAGccgggtggaaaagttttgtgcCATAGTCCACGGAAGCAGCAGATAGACGTACTGCTCATCGAGCGCATTGGTCTGACAGCAGCGCAACCAAAGCACTACGAACACCGACTGTATGCCGGACACTTTCACCCACTCGTTGTGAACGAGTGAGTTGGCGATGGTGAGCGTGTCGATCGCACTGTCCGCCACGATCAGCTCGAGCAGATAGTTAATGTTGGGCTGGTTCGTTTCGTACAGCATAATCTCCAGCAGTTGGTACGGTTTGGTGCCGGTCAGTTTCAGTACCACGCACAGTGCTTGTACGATTCGCAGCTTCTGCCGGTGTGTGATGGAATTGGCATAGTAACGTTCCTTTGCTGTTGTGATTTGGTTGAATCGCTCAATCAACATTCGTTCTATTTTAAACAGAAAGAGCATCGCATCCGGATTGTTGGCCTTGACGATTCGGTACAGAAACGCGACGcacaacacacgcacgcggGCATCCGCTTGAGCTTGGCGTCGGAAGTGCAGTTTGAACCTGTGAATTTTGAAATTATATTCaattttttgtctgttttaaACTGACTGTCAACTCCGGTTGATTTATACTCACGGTATGGCCATTCCGCATTGATCAACTACCTCACATTCCAGtctgaaaaaaatgtaatatttcatcatttatTCTCATCAACGCAACGGGGGGCCAGAACTTACTTTTGATCACGCTTCGGTACATCCCCGAAAGTCATgccctgcagcagcagcttcccGAAAGCACCCCAATTTAGAAGCGTTGCGGGGAGGATTTTAAACATAacttcaaaaacaacatttgCCAACCCATTGATCGTGTTGGCCTGATCGAGTAGCATGCTAAGGTACTCGGTAACTCGTGGGTGGATTTCCACCGCATCCTGCTCAGCCATATCTTTCGCCGGAATGTAAGGTTTCAATAGCATTACAATGAAATTTTGCATAAGCTTCATGAAATGGTCCGATTTTCGGTAAACTAAAATTTCCTTATAACAACGATCCACTACAGCTAATCGACCGGCATCATCATAACAGTCTACGTCCGATCCCAATCCAAGTATTGCTTGTACC
Protein-coding sequences here:
- the LOC128300228 gene encoding fumarylacetoacetase; translation: MSFVAVPQGSDFPIENLPYGVFSTAANPTARVGVAIGEKILDLSAVVSFYPENVRNALQATVLNDLMSLGCDAWAEVRRITKELLLDGSALHKDAALQARALVAQSEAKMHLPANIGDYTDFYSSIHHATNVGVMFRGKENALMPNWKHLPVGYHGRASSVVVSGTPIRRPYGQTLPVDGADPAFGPCRLFDFELEMAFFVGGPPTELGERVSVRDASKRVFGFVLMNDWSARDIQKWEYVPLGPFTAKNLGTSISPWIVPVAALEPFLVDNFPQDPKPFPYLQHEQNFNFDIKLEVDIKPKATGVATTVCRSNYRNLYWTALQQIAHHTVTGCNLKPGDLMASGTISGDASDSFGSMLELSWKGTKSVPLSGGESRKFLQDNDAVVIRGYCSADGLRIGFGSCEGVVLPATPFE